A window of the Acidovorax sp. YS12 genome harbors these coding sequences:
- a CDS encoding CopD family protein: protein MLWVKAFHIVFVASWFAGLFYLPRIFVNLAMVQPGSLAERERLLLMARKLLRFTTLLSVPALGLGLWLWLGYGIGQGPGNGWLHAKLAVVVLVIGYHHMCARLLRQFAADACQRSHVWFRWFNEIPVLLLLLAVVLVVVKPF, encoded by the coding sequence ATGCTCTGGGTCAAAGCCTTTCACATCGTCTTCGTGGCCAGCTGGTTCGCCGGCCTGTTCTACCTGCCGCGCATCTTCGTCAACCTGGCCATGGTGCAGCCGGGCTCGCTGGCTGAACGTGAGCGCCTGCTTCTGATGGCGCGCAAGCTGCTGCGCTTCACCACCTTGCTGTCGGTGCCCGCGCTGGGGCTTGGCCTGTGGCTCTGGCTGGGCTATGGCATCGGCCAGGGGCCGGGCAACGGCTGGCTGCACGCCAAGCTCGCCGTGGTGGTGCTGGTGATCGGCTACCACCACATGTGCGCGCGGCTGCTGCGCCAGTTCGCTGCCGATGCCTGCCAGCGCAGCCATGTGTGGTTCCGCTGGTTCAACGAAATTCCCGTGCTCTTGCTGCTGCTGGCGGTGGTGCTGGTGGTGGTCAAGCCGTTCTGA
- a CDS encoding VanZ family protein produces the protein MAAGAGAQRATMAWPLALIYTALVLFASLFPFEGWRAQGISPWEFLAARMPPPYWTWFDVSINVAGYAPLGFLLALALLRSGWPRAAVPLAALAGALLSLAMEFLQIYLPQRVSSNLDLVLNAAGTLCGALAAALLERLGAIDHWSRFRARWFVPDARGALVLLALWPPALLFPAALPFGLGQVLERLEGAVAEALEGTPFLDWLPLGNALEPLARSSEALCVLLGLLIPCLLGYSVIGHAGRRAVFALLAVSVGVGVTALSSALTWGPSHAWEWWVGLPVRVGVAAGVAVAALLLPLRRRACAAALLLALVLHLSLLNQAPASAYFAQTLQLWEQGRFLRFYGLAQWLGWLWPYAALAYVLARLSRREGQTYNPGP, from the coding sequence ATGGCCGCGGGGGCCGGGGCGCAGCGCGCCACCATGGCCTGGCCGCTGGCGCTGATCTACACGGCGCTGGTCCTTTTTGCCAGCCTGTTCCCGTTCGAGGGCTGGCGCGCCCAGGGCATTTCGCCCTGGGAGTTCCTCGCGGCGCGCATGCCGCCGCCTTACTGGACCTGGTTCGACGTCAGCATCAACGTGGCGGGCTATGCGCCGCTGGGCTTCCTGCTGGCGCTGGCGCTGCTGCGCTCGGGCTGGCCGCGCGCCGCCGTGCCGCTGGCGGCGCTGGCGGGGGCGCTGCTGTCGCTGGCCATGGAGTTCCTGCAGATCTACTTGCCGCAGCGCGTGTCGTCGAACCTCGACCTGGTGCTCAACGCCGCTGGCACGCTGTGCGGCGCCCTGGCCGCGGCGCTGCTGGAGCGCCTGGGGGCCATCGACCACTGGAGCCGCTTCCGGGCGCGCTGGTTCGTGCCCGACGCGCGCGGCGCGCTGGTGCTGCTGGCGCTGTGGCCGCCCGCGCTGCTGTTTCCGGCGGCCCTGCCGTTCGGGCTGGGCCAGGTGCTGGAGCGCCTGGAGGGCGCCGTCGCCGAGGCGCTGGAGGGCACGCCGTTCCTCGACTGGCTGCCGCTGGGCAACGCGCTGGAGCCGCTGGCGCGCAGCAGCGAGGCCCTGTGCGTGCTGCTGGGGCTGCTCATTCCCTGCCTGCTGGGGTACAGCGTCATCGGCCATGCGGGCCGGCGCGCGGTGTTCGCGCTGCTGGCGGTCTCCGTGGGCGTGGGGGTGACGGCGCTGTCCTCGGCGCTGACCTGGGGCCCCAGCCACGCCTGGGAGTGGTGGGTGGGCCTGCCGGTGCGCGTGGGCGTGGCGGCGGGCGTGGCGGTGGCGGCGCTGCTGCTGCCGCTGCGCCGGCGCGCCTGCGCGGCCGCGCTGCTGCTGGCGCTGGTGCTGCACCTGAGCCTGCTCAACCAGGCGCCCGCCAGCGCGTATTTCGCGCAGACGCTGCAGCTGTGGGAGCAGGGGCGCTTCCTGCGCTTCTACGGCCTGGCGCAGTGGCTGGGCTGGCTCTGGCCTTATGCGGCGCTCGCCTATGTGCTGGCACGCCTGTCGCGGCGCGAGGGGCAAACCTACAATCCCGGGCCATGA
- a CDS encoding (2Fe-2S) ferredoxin domain-containing protein, translated as MSDTTPPYFQRHIFFCLNERANGEACCAQHGAQQAFEHCKAQVKALGLAGPGKVRVNKAGCLDRCAAGPVAVVYPEGVWYSYVDASDIDEIVTSHLRDGQVVERLRTPPELGR; from the coding sequence ATGAGCGATACCACCCCCCCGTACTTCCAGCGGCACATCTTCTTTTGCCTGAACGAGCGGGCCAATGGCGAGGCCTGCTGTGCCCAGCATGGCGCGCAGCAGGCCTTCGAGCACTGCAAGGCGCAGGTCAAGGCCCTGGGCCTGGCCGGGCCGGGCAAGGTGCGCGTGAACAAGGCGGGCTGCCTGGACCGCTGCGCCGCCGGGCCGGTGGCCGTGGTCTACCCCGAGGGCGTGTGGTACAGCTACGTGGATGCGTCCGACATCGACGAAATCGTCACCTCGCACCTGCGCGACGGCCAGGTGGTCGAGCGCCTGCGCACGCCGCCGGAACTCGGGCGCTGA
- a CDS encoding alpha/beta hydrolase — protein MNAQTERLSLAGAAGAIEAARDGAAAGVAPRGVAIIAHPHPLFGGSMDNKVVQTLARACVASGYEAVRFNFRGVGGSAGVHDEGLGECEDLLSVIAQVAPEGPLALAGFSFGAFVTSHALAALWGQRDIGHVVLVGTAASRFTVAPVPAEAHGRTLVVHGEHDDTVPLAAVMDWARPQILPVTVVPGGGHFFHGQLPLLRNLVARHLQSPS, from the coding sequence GTGAATGCGCAGACTGAACGCCTGAGCCTGGCGGGCGCCGCTGGCGCCATCGAGGCCGCGCGCGACGGTGCCGCTGCGGGCGTGGCGCCGCGCGGCGTGGCCATCATCGCCCACCCGCACCCGCTGTTCGGCGGCAGCATGGACAACAAGGTGGTACAGACCCTGGCGCGCGCCTGCGTGGCCAGCGGCTACGAGGCCGTGCGCTTCAATTTCCGGGGCGTTGGCGGCTCGGCCGGCGTGCACGACGAAGGCCTGGGCGAGTGCGAGGACCTGCTCTCCGTGATCGCGCAGGTGGCGCCCGAGGGGCCGCTGGCCCTGGCGGGCTTCTCCTTCGGCGCGTTCGTCACCAGCCACGCGCTGGCGGCGCTCTGGGGGCAGCGCGACATCGGCCACGTGGTGCTCGTCGGCACGGCGGCGAGCCGCTTCACGGTGGCCCCCGTGCCCGCCGAGGCGCACGGCCGCACCCTGGTGGTGCATGGCGAGCACGACGACACCGTGCCGCTGGCCGCGGTGATGGACTGGGCGCGGCCGCAGATACTGCCCGTTACCGTTGTGCCGGGCGGCGGACATTTCTTCCACGGACAATTGCCGCTGCTCAGAAACCTGGTGGCGCGCCACCTGCAATCGCCGTCCTGA
- a CDS encoding D-alanyl-D-alanine carboxypeptidase, translated as MTRTLPALRALALAAAALPTVLLAQVAPPQPPEVAARNYLLVDVTAGQVLAAKDIDAPVEQASLTKLMTGYLVFDALRAKKITLEQKLPVSERAWKMPGSRMFIDPKMQIPVDDLLKGMIVQSGNDATVALAEGVGGSVENFVRLMNEQAKALGMTGTSYKNPEGLTEPGHTTTAKDLATLARRLMQDFPEYMHYYATKHYAYPGTPKSNGNNRNALLFRDPTVDGLKTGHTAAAGYCLVATSKREFPQLGQRRLLSIVLGTASENARANESQKLLNWGYTAFDAVKLFDAGQPVATPEIWKGKQGQLKIGRADAIVVTVPSGSAGKVSTQVVRQEPLLAPIAQGQQVGTLKVMLGEQSVAEVPLVALEGVEQAGLLGRAWDAIRLWIK; from the coding sequence ATGACCCGAACCCTTCCTGCACTGCGCGCCCTGGCCCTCGCGGCCGCCGCGCTGCCCACCGTCCTGCTGGCCCAGGTGGCCCCCCCCCAGCCGCCCGAGGTGGCCGCGCGCAACTACCTCCTGGTGGACGTGACCGCTGGCCAGGTGCTGGCCGCCAAGGACATCGACGCGCCGGTGGAGCAGGCATCGCTCACCAAGCTCATGACCGGCTACCTGGTATTCGACGCGCTGCGCGCCAAGAAGATCACGCTGGAGCAGAAGCTCCCGGTGAGCGAGCGCGCCTGGAAGATGCCGGGCTCGCGCATGTTCATCGACCCGAAGATGCAGATCCCGGTCGACGACCTGCTCAAGGGCATGATCGTGCAGTCCGGCAACGACGCCACGGTGGCGCTGGCCGAGGGCGTGGGCGGCTCGGTGGAGAACTTCGTGCGCCTGATGAACGAGCAGGCCAAGGCGCTGGGCATGACGGGCACGAGCTACAAGAACCCCGAGGGCCTGACCGAGCCCGGCCATACCACCACGGCCAAGGACCTGGCGACCCTGGCGCGGCGGCTGATGCAGGACTTCCCCGAGTACATGCACTACTACGCCACCAAGCACTACGCCTACCCGGGCACGCCCAAGTCCAACGGCAACAACCGCAACGCGTTGCTGTTCCGTGATCCGACGGTGGATGGCCTCAAGACCGGCCACACGGCGGCGGCGGGCTACTGCCTGGTGGCCACGTCCAAGCGCGAATTCCCGCAGCTGGGCCAGCGCCGCCTGCTGTCCATCGTGCTGGGCACGGCGAGCGAGAACGCGCGCGCCAATGAAAGCCAGAAGCTGCTGAACTGGGGCTACACCGCGTTCGACGCCGTCAAGCTGTTCGACGCCGGCCAGCCCGTGGCCACGCCCGAGATCTGGAAGGGCAAGCAAGGCCAGCTCAAGATCGGCCGGGCCGACGCCATCGTCGTCACCGTGCCATCGGGGAGCGCGGGCAAGGTCAGCACCCAGGTCGTGCGCCAGGAGCCGCTGCTGGCGCCCATCGCCCAGGGCCAGCAGGTGGGCACGCTCAAGGTGATGCTGGGCGAGCAAAGCGTGGCCGAGGTGCCGCTGGTGGCGCTCGAAGGCGTCGAGCAGGCCGGCCTGCTGGGCCGCGCGTGGGACGCCATCCGCCTCTGGATCAAGTGA
- the rpsL gene encoding 30S ribosomal protein S12: MPTINQLIRHGREVETIKSKSPAMENCPQRRGVCTRVYTTTPKKPNSALRKVAKVRLTNGFEVISYIGGEGHNLQEHSVVLVRGGRVKDLPGVRYHIVRGSLDLQGVKDRKQARSKYGAKKPKAK; this comes from the coding sequence ATGCCAACCATTAACCAGCTCATCCGTCATGGGCGCGAGGTCGAGACGATCAAGTCGAAGAGCCCCGCGATGGAAAACTGCCCCCAGCGCCGCGGCGTGTGCACCCGTGTGTACACCACGACGCCCAAGAAGCCGAACTCCGCTCTGCGTAAGGTCGCCAAGGTGCGCCTGACCAACGGTTTCGAAGTCATCTCCTACATCGGCGGCGAAGGCCACAACCTGCAAGAGCACAGCGTCGTGCTGGTGCGCGGCGGCCGTGTGAAGGACTTGCCTGGTGTGCGTTACCACATCGTGCGCGGCTCCCTTGACCTGCAAGGCGTCAAGGACCGTAAGCAGGCCCGTTCCAAGTACGGCGCCAAGAAGCCCAAGGCCAAGTAA
- the rpsG gene encoding 30S ribosomal protein S7, which translates to MPRRREVPKREILPDPKFGNVELSKFMNVIMEGGKKAVAERIIYGALELIEKKQPEKNALEVFTTAINNVKPMVEVKSRRVGGANYQVPVEVRPVRRLALSMRWIKEAARKRGEKSMAQRLANELMEATEGRGGAMKRRDEVHRMAEANKAFSHFRF; encoded by the coding sequence ATGCCACGTCGTCGCGAAGTCCCCAAACGTGAAATCCTGCCGGATCCCAAGTTCGGCAATGTCGAGCTGTCCAAATTCATGAACGTGATCATGGAAGGCGGCAAGAAAGCAGTTGCAGAGCGCATCATCTACGGCGCCCTGGAACTGATCGAGAAGAAGCAGCCCGAGAAGAACGCCCTGGAGGTGTTCACCACGGCCATCAACAACGTCAAGCCCATGGTGGAAGTGAAGTCCCGCCGCGTGGGTGGCGCCAACTACCAGGTGCCCGTGGAAGTGCGCCCCGTGCGCCGCCTGGCCCTGTCGATGCGCTGGATCAAGGAAGCCGCCCGCAAGCGCGGCGAGAAGTCCATGGCCCAGCGCCTGGCCAACGAGCTGATGGAAGCCACCGAAGGCCGTGGCGGTGCCATGAAGCGCCGTGACGAAGTGCACCGCATGGCCGAAGCCAACAAGGCCTTCAGCCACTTCCGCTTCTAA
- the fusA gene encoding elongation factor G — protein MARKTPIERYRNIGISAHIDAGKTTTTERILFYTGVTHKLGEVHDGAATTDWMEQEQERGITITSAAVTCFWKGMDMSYPEHRFNIIDTPGHVDFTIEVERSMRVLDGACMVYCAVGGVQPQSETVWRQANKYKVPRLAFVNKMDRTGANFFKVVDQIKTRLKGNPVPVVVPIGAEDNFKGVVDLLKMKAILWDEASQGMKFEYADIPADVKETAEKWRENMVEAAAEASEELMNKYLEEGTLSEEDIKAGLRARTLAVEIQPMLCGTAFKNKGVQRMLDAVIDYLPSPVDIPDVEGTDPDDEEKKLARKADDGEKFSALAFKLMTDPFVGQLTFVRVYSGVLSKGDTVYNSVKGKKERIGRIVQMMANERIEVDEIRAGDIAACVGLKDVTTGETLCDVDSPVILERMVFPEPVIAQAVEPKSKSDQEKMGIALSRLASEDPSFRVRSDEESGQTIIAGMGELHLEIIVDRMKREFGVEANVGKPQVAYRETIRNTVKDVDGKFVRQSGGKGQYGHVVFRLEPNEPGKGFEFLDEIKGGVVPREYIPAVEKGVVEALTSGVLAGYPVVDVKVALTFGSYHDVDSSEQAFKMAAIFGFKEAAKKANPVILEPMMAVEVETPEDYAGTVMGDLSSRRGMVQGMDDMVGGGKAIKAEVPLSEMFGYATQLRSMTQGRATYTMEFKHYAEAPRNVSEAIIAARAK, from the coding sequence ATGGCACGCAAAACTCCCATCGAGCGTTACCGCAACATCGGTATCTCGGCCCACATCGACGCTGGCAAAACCACGACCACCGAACGTATCCTGTTCTACACGGGCGTGACCCACAAGCTGGGCGAGGTGCACGACGGCGCTGCCACCACCGACTGGATGGAGCAGGAGCAGGAGCGCGGCATCACCATCACGTCCGCCGCCGTGACCTGCTTCTGGAAGGGCATGGACATGTCCTACCCCGAGCACCGCTTCAACATCATCGACACCCCCGGCCACGTGGACTTCACCATCGAGGTGGAGCGTTCCATGCGCGTGCTGGACGGCGCCTGCATGGTGTACTGCGCCGTGGGCGGCGTGCAGCCCCAGTCGGAAACCGTCTGGCGCCAGGCCAACAAGTACAAGGTGCCGCGTCTTGCCTTCGTGAACAAGATGGACCGCACCGGCGCCAACTTCTTCAAGGTCGTGGACCAGATCAAGACGCGCCTGAAGGGCAACCCCGTGCCCGTGGTGGTGCCGATCGGTGCCGAGGACAACTTCAAGGGCGTGGTCGATCTGCTGAAGATGAAGGCCATCCTCTGGGACGAAGCCTCCCAGGGCATGAAGTTCGAGTACGCCGACATTCCCGCCGACGTCAAGGAAACCGCCGAGAAGTGGCGCGAGAACATGGTTGAGGCCGCGGCCGAGGCCAGCGAAGAGCTGATGAACAAGTACCTGGAAGAAGGTACCTTGTCGGAAGAGGACATCAAGGCCGGCCTGCGCGCGCGCACGCTGGCGGTGGAAATCCAGCCGATGCTGTGCGGCACCGCGTTCAAGAACAAGGGCGTGCAGCGCATGCTCGACGCCGTGATCGACTACCTGCCCTCGCCCGTGGACATCCCTGACGTCGAAGGCACCGACCCGGACGACGAAGAGAAGAAGCTGGCCCGCAAGGCCGACGACGGCGAGAAGTTCTCCGCCCTGGCGTTCAAGCTGATGACCGACCCGTTCGTGGGCCAGTTGACCTTCGTGCGCGTGTACTCGGGCGTGCTGTCCAAAGGCGACACCGTCTACAACTCGGTCAAGGGCAAGAAGGAGCGCATCGGCCGTATCGTGCAGATGATGGCCAACGAGCGTATCGAGGTCGATGAGATCCGCGCTGGCGACATCGCCGCCTGCGTGGGCCTGAAGGACGTGACCACGGGTGAAACCCTGTGCGACGTGGACAGCCCCGTCATCCTGGAACGCATGGTCTTCCCCGAGCCCGTGATCGCCCAGGCCGTGGAGCCCAAGTCGAAGTCCGACCAGGAAAAGATGGGTATCGCCCTGTCGCGCTTGGCTTCGGAAGATCCGTCGTTCCGGGTGCGTTCCGACGAAGAATCGGGCCAGACCATCATCGCCGGCATGGGCGAGCTGCACCTGGAAATCATCGTCGACCGCATGAAGCGCGAGTTCGGCGTGGAAGCCAACGTCGGCAAGCCCCAGGTGGCCTACCGCGAAACCATCCGCAACACCGTCAAGGACGTGGATGGCAAGTTCGTGCGCCAGTCCGGCGGTAAGGGCCAGTACGGTCACGTCGTGTTCCGCCTGGAGCCCAACGAGCCGGGCAAGGGCTTCGAGTTTCTCGATGAAATCAAGGGCGGCGTGGTGCCGCGCGAGTACATCCCCGCAGTGGAAAAGGGCGTGGTCGAAGCGCTCACCAGCGGCGTGCTGGCCGGCTATCCCGTGGTGGACGTGAAGGTCGCGCTGACCTTCGGTTCGTACCACGACGTGGACTCGTCCGAGCAGGCGTTCAAGATGGCCGCCATCTTCGGCTTCAAGGAAGCCGCCAAGAAGGCCAACCCCGTCATCCTGGAGCCCATGATGGCCGTGGAAGTGGAAACGCCCGAAGACTACGCTGGTACCGTGATGGGCGACCTCTCCAGCCGCCGCGGCATGGTGCAGGGCATGGACGACATGGTCGGCGGCGGCAAGGCCATCAAGGCCGAAGTGCCGCTGTCGGAAATGTTCGGCTACGCCACGCAGCTGCGCTCGATGACGCAAGGCCGCGCGACCTACACGATGGAATTCAAGCACTACGCGGAAGCGCCGCGCAACGTGTCCGAGGCCATCATCGCCGCACGCGCCAAGTAA
- the tuf gene encoding elongation factor Tu, producing the protein MAKGKFERTKPHVNVGTIGHVDHGKTTLTAAIATVLSAKFGGEAKKYDEIDAAPEEKARGITINTAHVEYETANRHYAHVDCPGHADYVKNMITGAAQMDGAILVCSAADGPMPQTREHILLARQVGVPYIIVFLNKCDMVDDEELLELVEMEVRELLSKYSFPGDDTPIIRGSAKLALEGDKGPLGEQAIDKLAEALDTYIPTPERAIDGAFLMPVEDVFSISGRGTVVTGRVERGIIKVGEEIEIVGIRDTQKTTCTGVEMFRKLLDQGQAGDNVGLLLRGTKREDVERGQVLCKPGSIKPHTHFTAEVYVLSKDEGGRHTPFFNNYRPQFYFRTTDVTGSIELPADKEMVMPGDNVSITVKLINPIAMEEGLRFAIREGGRTVGAGVVAKIIE; encoded by the coding sequence ATGGCAAAAGGTAAGTTCGAGCGGACCAAGCCGCACGTCAACGTAGGCACGATCGGCCACGTGGACCATGGCAAGACCACCCTGACGGCGGCAATCGCCACCGTGCTGTCCGCCAAGTTCGGCGGCGAAGCCAAGAAGTACGACGAAATCGATGCGGCCCCCGAAGAAAAGGCCCGCGGCATCACCATCAACACCGCCCACGTCGAATACGAAACGGCCAACCGCCACTACGCCCACGTGGACTGCCCCGGCCACGCCGACTACGTCAAGAACATGATCACCGGTGCTGCCCAGATGGACGGCGCCATCCTGGTGTGCTCGGCCGCCGACGGCCCGATGCCCCAGACCCGCGAGCACATCCTGCTGGCCCGCCAGGTGGGCGTGCCCTACATCATCGTGTTCCTGAACAAGTGCGACATGGTGGACGACGAAGAACTGCTGGAACTCGTCGAAATGGAAGTGCGCGAGCTGCTGTCCAAGTACAGCTTCCCCGGCGACGACACCCCCATCATCCGCGGCTCCGCCAAGCTTGCCCTCGAAGGCGACAAGGGCCCCCTGGGTGAGCAAGCCATCGACAAGCTGGCTGAAGCACTGGACACCTACATCCCCACGCCCGAACGCGCCATCGACGGCGCCTTCCTGATGCCCGTGGAAGACGTGTTCTCCATCTCCGGCCGCGGCACCGTGGTGACCGGCCGCGTCGAGCGCGGCATCATCAAGGTCGGCGAAGAAATCGAAATCGTCGGTATCCGCGACACGCAAAAGACCACCTGCACCGGCGTGGAAATGTTCCGCAAGCTGCTCGACCAAGGCCAGGCCGGTGACAACGTCGGCCTGCTGCTGCGCGGCACCAAGCGCGAAGACGTCGAGCGCGGCCAGGTGCTGTGCAAGCCCGGCTCCATCAAGCCGCACACGCACTTCACCGCCGAGGTGTACGTGCTGAGCAAGGACGAAGGCGGCCGCCACACCCCGTTCTTCAACAACTACCGTCCGCAGTTCTACTTCCGTACCACCGACGTGACCGGCTCCATTGAGCTGCCCGCCGACAAGGAAATGGTGATGCCCGGCGACAACGTGTCCATCACCGTGAAGCTGATCAACCCCATCGCCATGGAAGAAGGCCTGCGCTTCGCCATCCGTGAAGGCGGCCGCACCGTGGGCGCTGGCGTCGTGGCCAAGATCATTGAGTAA
- the rpsJ gene encoding 30S ribosomal protein S10 codes for MSKQKIRIRLKAFDYKLIDQSAAEIVDTAKRTGAIVKGPVPLPTRMKRFDILRSPHVNKSSRDQFEIRTHQRLMDIVDPTDKTVDALMKLDLPAGVDVEIKLQ; via the coding sequence ATGTCCAAGCAAAAGATCCGCATCCGCCTGAAGGCGTTCGATTACAAGCTGATCGACCAGTCCGCTGCCGAGATCGTTGACACCGCCAAGCGTACCGGCGCCATCGTCAAGGGCCCCGTGCCCCTGCCGACGCGCATGAAGCGTTTCGACATCCTGCGTTCGCCGCACGTCAACAAGTCGAGCCGCGACCAGTTCGAGATCCGCACCCACCAGCGTCTGATGGACATCGTGGACCCCACCGACAAGACGGTGGACGCCCTGATGAAGCTCGACCTGCCGGCTGGCGTGGACGTCGAGATCAAGCTGCAGTAA
- the rplC gene encoding 50S ribosomal protein L3: MSLSTSMGLLGRKVGMMRLFTDDGDAVPVTVVDVSNNRVTQVKTQENDGYVSLQVTFGSRRVSRVTKPEAGHLAKAGVEAGEIIREFRVTPEIAGKYAAGTAVPVADVFAVGQKVDVQGTSIGKGYAGTIKRHNFGSQRASHGNSRSHNVPGSIGMAQDPGRVFPGKKMTGHLGDVTVTTQNLDVVRIDEARQLLLIKGAVPGSKGGFVTVRPAIKAKASKGAN; this comes from the coding sequence ATGAGTCTGAGCACCTCCATGGGGCTGCTGGGCCGCAAGGTGGGCATGATGCGTCTGTTCACCGATGACGGGGACGCAGTGCCTGTCACGGTGGTGGATGTGTCGAACAACCGCGTCACCCAGGTCAAAACCCAAGAGAACGATGGCTACGTGTCCCTGCAGGTCACGTTCGGTTCGCGCCGCGTTTCGCGCGTGACCAAGCCTGAAGCCGGTCACCTCGCCAAGGCGGGCGTCGAAGCCGGTGAAATCATCCGCGAATTCCGTGTGACGCCCGAGATCGCCGGCAAGTACGCCGCCGGTACCGCCGTGCCCGTGGCCGATGTGTTCGCCGTGGGCCAGAAGGTCGATGTGCAGGGCACCTCGATCGGCAAGGGCTACGCCGGCACCATCAAGCGCCACAACTTCGGTTCGCAGCGCGCCTCGCACGGTAACAGCCGCTCGCACAATGTTCCTGGCTCCATCGGTATGGCGCAGGATCCGGGCCGCGTGTTCCCTGGCAAGAAGATGACGGGCCACCTCGGTGATGTCACCGTCACGACGCAAAACCTCGACGTGGTTCGCATCGACGAAGCACGCCAACTGCTCTTGATCAAGGGCGCTGTTCCGGGCTCCAAGGGCGGCTTCGTGACGGTGCGTCCCGCCATCAAGGCCAAAGCTTCCAAAGGAGCGAACTAA
- the rplD gene encoding 50S ribosomal protein L4: protein MQLELLNEQGQAASKIDVPETVFDRQYNEDLIHQIVVAYRANGRQGTRAQKDREQVRHSTKKPFKQKGTGNARAGMTSSPLWRGGGRIFPNLPEENFTQKINKKMYRAGMASILSQLAREGRLAVVDSIKVDTPKTKVLADKFKAMNLESVMVIADEVDENLYLASRNLKNVFVVEPRYADPVSLVHFKKVLVTKGAIDKLKEMFA from the coding sequence ATGCAGCTCGAACTCCTGAATGAACAAGGCCAGGCCGCGTCGAAAATCGACGTGCCCGAGACCGTGTTCGATCGCCAGTACAACGAAGACCTGATCCACCAGATCGTGGTCGCCTACCGCGCCAACGGCCGCCAGGGCACCCGTGCCCAGAAGGACCGCGAGCAGGTGCGCCACTCGACCAAGAAGCCCTTCAAGCAGAAGGGCACCGGCAACGCGCGTGCTGGTATGACCTCCTCGCCGCTGTGGCGTGGGGGCGGTCGCATCTTCCCGAACCTGCCTGAAGAAAACTTCACGCAGAAGATCAACAAGAAGATGTACCGCGCCGGCATGGCGTCCATCCTGTCGCAGCTGGCCCGCGAAGGCCGTCTGGCCGTGGTGGATTCCATCAAGGTCGATACCCCCAAGACCAAGGTGCTGGCCGACAAGTTCAAGGCCATGAACCTGGAGTCGGTGATGGTGATCGCCGACGAGGTCGATGAAAACCTGTACCTCGCTTCGCGCAATCTGAAGAACGTGTTCGTCGTTGAACCGCGTTACGCAGATCCCGTGTCGCTGGTGCATTTCAAGAAAGTGCTCGTCACCAAGGGCGCTATCGACAAACTCAAGGAGATGTTCGCATGA
- the rplW gene encoding 50S ribosomal protein L23, whose protein sequence is MSTLKFDEGRLMQVLVAPIVSEKATMVAEKSNAVTFKVLQNATKPEIKAAVELLFKVEVKGVSVVNTKGKTKRFGKTIGRRDNVRKAYVTLKEGQELNLSGEAA, encoded by the coding sequence ATGAGCACGCTCAAGTTTGACGAAGGCCGTCTGATGCAGGTGTTGGTCGCTCCCATCGTGTCCGAGAAGGCCACCATGGTTGCCGAGAAGTCCAATGCCGTGACGTTCAAGGTGCTGCAGAACGCAACCAAGCCCGAAATCAAGGCCGCCGTGGAACTGTTGTTCAAGGTGGAAGTGAAGGGCGTTTCTGTGGTGAACACCAAAGGCAAGACCAAGCGCTTTGGCAAGACCATTGGCCGCCGCGACAACGTGCGCAAGGCCTATGTGACGCTCAAGGAAGGTCAAGAGCTGAACCTGTCCGGGGAGGCTGCGTAA